From one Gracilibacillus salinarum genomic stretch:
- a CDS encoding AAA family ATPase — translation MEYQKEVAQILENIEKVLIGKEREVTLSLVALLTDGHVLLEDVPGVGKTMMVRALSKSLDCQFKRIQFTPDLLPSDVTGVSIYNPKDMVFEFRSGPIFGDIILADEINRTSPKTQSALLEAMEEMNVTVDGMTKSLEKPFFVMATQNPVDYEGTYPLPEAQLDRFLIKLNMGYPNENDELEMLNRTDRVHPIETISPVINKAQLLKMQEEASDLYMDQTVKHYIVKLVSATRNSPYVQLGVSPRGSIALMKAAKAYAYIQNRDYVIPDDVVFLAPFVLAHRVILRPEAKYEGITQSKLIHQILEEIDVPVRKELHG, via the coding sequence ATGGAATATCAGAAAGAAGTCGCGCAGATTTTGGAAAATATCGAAAAAGTGCTGATAGGAAAAGAACGAGAAGTTACCCTTAGTCTTGTCGCGCTGTTAACTGATGGGCATGTATTATTGGAGGATGTACCAGGTGTCGGTAAAACAATGATGGTACGTGCACTGTCCAAATCACTAGATTGTCAGTTTAAACGTATCCAGTTTACTCCTGATTTATTACCCTCTGATGTAACAGGTGTTTCTATATACAACCCAAAAGATATGGTGTTTGAATTCCGTAGCGGCCCTATCTTCGGGGATATCATTTTAGCGGATGAGATTAATAGAACGTCACCAAAGACACAATCCGCACTACTAGAAGCAATGGAAGAAATGAACGTAACGGTAGATGGAATGACGAAATCGTTAGAAAAGCCTTTCTTCGTCATGGCAACACAAAATCCAGTAGATTATGAAGGAACCTATCCGTTGCCTGAGGCACAACTTGACCGTTTCTTAATTAAGCTGAACATGGGATATCCTAACGAAAACGATGAATTAGAGATGCTAAACAGAACGGATCGAGTTCATCCGATTGAGACTATTTCGCCGGTTATCAATAAAGCACAATTATTGAAGATGCAAGAAGAGGCCAGCGATCTATATATGGATCAAACCGTAAAGCATTACATCGTTAAACTGGTATCTGCTACTCGGAACAGTCCATATGTACAATTAGGTGTCAGTCCGCGTGGTTCCATTGCATTAATGAAAGCTGCCAAGGCTTACGCGTATATTCAGAATCGTGATTATGTCATTCCTGATGATGTCGTCTTCCTGGCACCTTTTGTACTGGCACACCGAGTTATTCTAAGACCGGAGGCGAAGTACGAAGGGATTACGCAATCGAAGCTGATCCATCAGATTTTAGAAGAAATTGATGTACCAGTGCGAAAGGAATTGCATGGATGA
- a CDS encoding DUF58 domain-containing protein, which translates to MKFVFKKFVKTLQLLLLLGILFVFAMFQGGFVSWFLFYSMLPIVIYMIIIPFYPVHNWKVARKLSARYTETGGMVDVTITIKRSFRFPIFFLVIEDPLPDSLDHQDPGKKKYRDLSNPAFMHRKRMGKQVVYPGFKKSVTITYTLDHLPRGLHRLQTIMLKIGDPFGFVEADHHFDEIDELIVYPSVQDMKWRHTSMSLEEGAASSTVHDEKITNIVSGVREYIPGDRFSWIDWKTTARKNTVMTKEFEQEKDSNIAVVLDIGGFQDLQPLRFEAAIEWTASVLEALRKKGQNISFYTFGKQARFFSHQQLQFEFPAIQHYLTTVEQETEISLAEQISAPLNEIAKGSIVLFVIHELDELLIERFAHWRNQDYRIFVCYIISEKELRTTETKYVQLLRAKQIAVQVVTEQQLRQDHWEVHPSR; encoded by the coding sequence ATGAAGTTTGTCTTCAAGAAGTTCGTAAAAACGTTACAACTACTACTGTTATTAGGCATTTTGTTTGTTTTTGCCATGTTTCAAGGGGGCTTCGTCAGTTGGTTTCTCTTCTACAGCATGCTTCCGATTGTCATTTATATGATCATCATTCCCTTTTATCCCGTTCATAATTGGAAGGTAGCAAGAAAGTTGTCAGCGCGCTATACCGAAACAGGCGGAATGGTTGATGTAACCATCACCATAAAGAGAAGCTTTCGATTTCCTATTTTCTTTCTTGTTATAGAAGATCCATTACCAGACAGCTTAGACCATCAGGATCCCGGCAAAAAGAAATATCGGGACTTAAGTAATCCGGCATTCATGCATCGAAAACGTATGGGCAAGCAAGTGGTTTACCCTGGTTTTAAAAAAAGTGTCACGATTACGTATACGTTAGACCACTTGCCTAGAGGGCTGCATCGCCTGCAGACCATTATGTTGAAAATTGGGGATCCATTTGGATTTGTTGAAGCTGATCATCATTTTGATGAGATAGATGAGTTGATTGTCTATCCATCTGTTCAGGATATGAAATGGCGTCACACTTCTATGAGTTTAGAGGAAGGAGCTGCATCCTCTACGGTGCATGACGAAAAAATAACAAATATTGTGTCGGGAGTTCGAGAATATATTCCAGGTGATCGCTTTTCATGGATTGATTGGAAGACAACGGCACGTAAAAATACAGTGATGACAAAAGAATTTGAGCAAGAGAAAGATTCCAATATCGCCGTCGTGCTCGATATTGGTGGTTTTCAAGATCTGCAGCCTCTGAGATTTGAAGCAGCTATTGAATGGACAGCTTCTGTACTGGAGGCGCTTCGAAAAAAGGGGCAAAATATCTCCTTCTATACCTTTGGCAAGCAGGCGAGATTCTTTTCGCATCAGCAATTACAATTTGAGTTTCCTGCCATTCAGCATTATCTTACAACAGTCGAGCAAGAAACGGAAATTTCCTTAGCGGAGCAAATATCGGCACCATTAAATGAAATTGCCAAAGGCAGCATCGTATTGTTTGTTATTCATGAATTAGATGAATTATTGATAGAACGTTTTGCCCACTGGAGAAATCAGGATTACCGCATATTCGTCTGCTATATTATCTCAGAGAAAGAACTGCGTACAACAGAGACGAAATATGTTCAGCTTCTCCGGGCTAAACAAATTGCAGTTCAGGTTGTAACGGAACAACAACTAAGACAAGATCACTGGGAGGTGCATCCATCCAGATGA
- a CDS encoding transglutaminase TgpA family protein → MKKQFSLETVSTFILLCAGFLLFWEWLRPLEQTTDTGNSYLFVIFTAICFAVSFFTENKIARFAVKLVSMLFVLDYLFVDARFLSSEWVQFMQLEWQFNLEIIFENNMAQMTAFFRSMLFLIVLWLMSYLLHYWFTVANKFFLFVVLTFFYLAVLDTFTVYDARLAIVRTFVISFVVFGLSRYVHLMKQVEKRNYKQQVVGWMLPIMLIVGLATALGIYSPKPDPQWPDPVPFIQSTAGHVGFSGGVQKVGYGEDDSRLGGSFVQDDTPVFRAIAHDDIYWRIETKDVYTGKGWERSTELNYQPLTNGMIADNTFLVDQVETTAYQGQVEPVDSNALTKAVYPYGVQMLNTSGQSQFYMDAQSGLIESESAEENIAQAYSVQYEAPSFSVNQLQELPTDDPAAIRDQYLQLPNSLPDRVRELASDITEGVETRYEKARAIEGYFAANGYRYQIEDVSVPERGEDYVDQFLFETQIGYCDNFSTSMVVLLRSLDIPARWVKGFTGGSEIIDQRNLPEGYSTYEVTNNNAHSWVEVYFPGTGWVPFEPTSGFNNPTDFYQEVTSDVDVDNPEEEQTETEETEQEEAAEEQEQKQQLTEEDGSGDTAAAGQDNGDGNMRYLWIAAALIILAVTVLAYLKRYEIRNWYILRKWRRLREKSEVEAAYLYLLEILGKQGLRRKTGQTLRQYANEVDEHFGTTAMSTLTAAYEEYLYRNQTSIDKDEKRLQELFDELSDQIFA, encoded by the coding sequence ATGAAAAAACAGTTTTCGTTGGAAACAGTCTCTACGTTTATTCTGCTATGTGCAGGATTCCTGTTGTTTTGGGAGTGGCTCAGACCATTAGAGCAAACAACGGATACAGGTAATTCTTACTTGTTCGTTATCTTTACAGCGATTTGTTTTGCGGTTTCTTTTTTTACCGAAAATAAAATTGCCCGATTTGCCGTGAAGCTAGTTTCGATGTTATTTGTGCTCGACTATTTGTTTGTAGATGCGCGGTTCTTATCATCGGAATGGGTCCAGTTCATGCAACTGGAATGGCAATTTAATTTAGAAATTATCTTCGAAAATAATATGGCGCAGATGACTGCCTTTTTTAGGAGTATGCTATTTCTTATTGTGTTATGGCTAATGAGTTACTTGCTTCATTACTGGTTTACGGTGGCGAATAAATTCTTCTTATTTGTTGTCCTGACCTTTTTCTATTTAGCGGTACTTGATACATTCACGGTCTATGATGCGCGTCTTGCCATTGTACGAACCTTTGTGATTTCCTTTGTTGTATTCGGTCTAAGTCGCTATGTTCACTTGATGAAGCAAGTAGAGAAGCGTAACTATAAGCAACAGGTAGTTGGGTGGATGCTGCCGATTATGTTGATTGTTGGCTTAGCAACCGCACTAGGGATTTATTCGCCAAAACCAGATCCGCAATGGCCGGATCCGGTGCCTTTCATTCAGAGTACTGCCGGTCATGTTGGTTTTAGTGGTGGGGTCCAGAAGGTTGGTTATGGGGAAGATGATTCCCGGCTGGGTGGATCATTTGTGCAGGACGATACCCCTGTATTTCGCGCGATTGCACATGATGATATCTATTGGCGGATTGAGACTAAGGACGTCTATACCGGAAAAGGCTGGGAGCGTTCCACAGAATTAAATTATCAGCCACTGACCAATGGTATGATAGCAGATAACACGTTTCTCGTGGATCAGGTGGAGACAACAGCGTATCAAGGTCAAGTAGAACCAGTGGATAGTAATGCACTGACGAAAGCCGTATATCCATATGGCGTTCAGATGTTAAACACTTCTGGTCAAAGTCAGTTTTATATGGATGCGCAGTCTGGTTTAATAGAATCAGAATCAGCAGAAGAGAATATAGCACAAGCTTATTCCGTTCAGTACGAGGCGCCATCTTTTTCCGTAAATCAGTTGCAAGAGTTACCAACAGATGATCCTGCTGCTATCCGTGATCAGTATTTGCAGTTGCCTAATAGTTTACCTGACAGAGTACGGGAGCTGGCAAGTGATATTACCGAGGGAGTAGAAACCCGATATGAAAAAGCGCGGGCTATTGAAGGTTATTTCGCTGCAAATGGCTATCGATATCAGATTGAAGATGTATCTGTTCCTGAACGTGGAGAAGATTATGTCGATCAATTTTTATTTGAGACGCAGATTGGCTACTGTGATAATTTCTCAACCTCGATGGTTGTGTTATTACGCTCGTTAGATATACCTGCCAGATGGGTTAAAGGTTTCACGGGCGGTTCAGAAATTATCGATCAACGCAATCTTCCTGAAGGCTACTCGACGTATGAAGTGACGAACAATAATGCCCATTCCTGGGTCGAAGTATATTTTCCAGGTACAGGCTGGGTTCCTTTTGAGCCTACCAGCGGTTTTAATAATCCGACTGATTTCTATCAAGAGGTAACCAGTGATGTCGATGTAGATAATCCAGAGGAAGAGCAAACAGAAACAGAAGAGACGGAGCAAGAAGAAGCTGCAGAAGAACAAGAGCAAAAACAACAGTTAACAGAAGAAGATGGAAGTGGCGATACGGCTGCAGCCGGACAGGATAATGGTGATGGCAATATGCGTTATTTATGGATCGCAGCAGCGCTAATCATCTTGGCAGTAACTGTATTAGCTTATCTGAAGCGATATGAAATAAGAAATTGGTATATTTTGCGGAAATGGAGAAGATTAAGAGAGAAGTCGGAAGTAGAAGCAGCCTATTTGTATTTATTAGAGATCCTTGGTAAACAAGGCTTGAGAAGGAAAACCGGTCAAACATTAAGACAGTATGCAAATGAGGTAGATGAACACTTTGGTACTACCGCAATGTCAACACTTACTGCTGCCTATGAAGAATATTTATATCGTAATCAAACGTCCATAGACAAGGATGAAAAACGGTTACAGGAACTTTTTGATGAGTTGAGTGATCAAATATTCGCTTGA
- the guaA gene encoding glutamine-hydrolyzing GMP synthase, translating to MILVLDFGSQYNQLITRRIREFGVYSELHSHRLTIEEIKDINPKGIILSGGPHSVYGENSFRCDERIFDLGIPVLGICYGMQLMTHHFGGVVERANQREYGKADIHVKEGSLLFEGTPMEQVVWMSHSDKIIEAPKDFDIEATSSSTPVAAMSNKEKQLYGVQFHPEVRNTEYGNDLLKAFVFQACQCTGDWTMANFIDMEVDKIRDKVGDRNVLCALSGGVDSSVVAALIHKAIGDQLTCIFVDHGLLRKNEGDTVMHTFRDDFHMNIIRVNAQERFLTKLEGVSDPEQKRKIIGNEFIYVFDDEAAKLENMDFLAQGTLYTDIVESGTETAQTIKSHHNVGGLPEDMQFELIEPLNTLFKDEVRALGTELGVPDEIVWRQPFPGPGLGIRVLGEITPEKVEIVRESDAILREEIQKAGLDRDIWQYFTVLPDIRSVGVMGDARTYDYAIGIRAVTSIDGMTSDWARIPWDVLEKISVRLVNEVDHINRVLYDVTSKPPATIEWE from the coding sequence ATGATTTTGGTTTTAGATTTTGGAAGTCAGTACAATCAGTTAATTACACGACGTATACGTGAATTTGGAGTCTATAGTGAGTTACATTCACATCGATTAACGATAGAGGAGATCAAAGATATAAATCCAAAAGGAATTATTTTGTCTGGTGGTCCTCACAGCGTATATGGAGAAAATAGCTTCCGTTGTGATGAGCGAATTTTTGATCTTGGTATTCCTGTGCTAGGTATTTGCTATGGTATGCAATTAATGACGCATCATTTTGGTGGTGTAGTAGAACGTGCGAACCAGCGAGAATATGGTAAGGCGGATATTCACGTGAAAGAAGGATCGCTTTTATTTGAAGGTACACCAATGGAACAAGTCGTATGGATGAGCCATAGCGATAAAATTATTGAAGCTCCAAAAGACTTCGATATAGAAGCAACCAGTTCTTCCACGCCAGTTGCAGCGATGAGTAATAAAGAAAAACAATTATACGGTGTACAGTTCCACCCGGAAGTACGTAATACGGAGTATGGCAATGATTTGTTGAAGGCCTTCGTATTCCAGGCTTGTCAATGTACAGGTGACTGGACAATGGCGAACTTCATTGACATGGAAGTTGACAAGATCAGAGACAAAGTTGGCGATCGTAATGTATTATGTGCATTAAGCGGTGGGGTCGATTCTTCTGTAGTAGCAGCACTAATTCATAAAGCGATTGGTGACCAGTTAACGTGTATTTTTGTCGATCATGGTTTATTGCGTAAGAATGAAGGAGATACCGTGATGCACACGTTCCGTGATGATTTTCATATGAACATTATCAGAGTAAATGCACAGGAACGTTTTCTTACTAAATTAGAAGGTGTTTCTGATCCGGAACAAAAGCGTAAAATTATCGGTAACGAATTTATTTATGTCTTCGATGATGAAGCAGCGAAACTGGAAAACATGGATTTCTTAGCGCAAGGTACGCTTTATACGGACATTGTAGAGAGTGGGACAGAAACGGCACAAACAATTAAATCACACCATAATGTTGGTGGGTTACCGGAAGATATGCAGTTTGAATTGATTGAACCGTTAAATACGTTGTTCAAGGATGAAGTACGTGCATTGGGTACAGAATTAGGTGTTCCAGATGAGATCGTTTGGCGTCAGCCATTCCCTGGACCTGGACTAGGTATTCGTGTATTAGGTGAAATTACACCAGAAAAAGTCGAGATTGTTCGTGAATCAGATGCGATCCTCCGTGAAGAAATTCAAAAGGCAGGATTAGATCGTGATATTTGGCAATATTTCACGGTATTACCGGACATTCGCAGTGTAGGTGTTATGGGAGATGCGCGTACCTATGATTATGCGATCGGGATCCGCGCTGTAACATCAATTGATGGGATGACATCTGACTGGGCACGTATTCCTTGGGATGTATTGGAGAAAATCTCTGTACGCTTAGTGAATGAAGTAGATCATATTAATCGAGTGCTGTATGATGTGACAAGTAAGCCGCCTGCAACAATTGAATGGGAATAA
- a CDS encoding NCS2 family permease: MKKFFEFDRLGTNYRTESVAGLTTFLAMAYILFVNPSILAAEGTGMDAGAVFVATALAAAVGTAIMALVAKYPIALAPGMGLNAFFTYTVVFTYGIPWETALAGVFVSGLIFIVLTLTGLREKVINAIPAPLKLAVGAGIGLFIAFVGFQNVNLIVPDEGTVVALGDLTEPSTLLAVFGIFVTVILITMGLKGGVFYGMVITAIVGMIFGVVPVPHAIVGEVPSLAPTFGAAFTNFGDVFTVQMLVVILTFLFVDFFDTAGTLVAVATKAGLMKDNKLPRAGKALFADSAATVVGATLGTSTTTSYVESATGVGAGGRSGFTSLVTAGLFLLAIFFSPLLDVVTSAVTAPALIVVGVMMASSLKDIPWDQFEIAVPAFLTVVMMPLAYSIATGIAVGFIFYPITMVAKGRAKEVHPIMWGLFVVFIGYLGFIH, translated from the coding sequence ATGAAGAAGTTTTTTGAATTTGACCGTTTAGGTACAAATTATCGTACAGAGTCGGTTGCGGGGTTAACAACGTTCCTGGCAATGGCATATATTTTGTTTGTAAATCCATCCATCTTGGCTGCAGAAGGTACAGGAATGGATGCAGGTGCGGTATTCGTGGCAACAGCATTAGCAGCAGCTGTCGGTACAGCGATTATGGCTTTGGTAGCTAAATATCCAATCGCTCTTGCACCAGGTATGGGATTAAATGCATTCTTTACGTACACTGTAGTATTTACGTACGGTATTCCGTGGGAAACAGCTTTAGCAGGTGTGTTCGTTTCTGGACTTATCTTTATTGTCTTAACGTTAACAGGTCTTCGTGAGAAAGTAATCAATGCTATTCCAGCTCCATTAAAATTGGCAGTAGGTGCAGGGATCGGGTTGTTTATCGCATTTGTTGGATTCCAGAATGTAAATCTAATTGTTCCAGATGAAGGAACTGTTGTTGCATTAGGTGATTTAACAGAACCCTCTACATTACTCGCGGTTTTCGGTATTTTTGTTACAGTTATTTTAATTACAATGGGATTAAAAGGTGGCGTATTCTACGGAATGGTCATCACAGCAATTGTAGGAATGATTTTTGGTGTAGTTCCAGTACCTCATGCTATAGTTGGAGAAGTACCTAGCTTAGCGCCAACATTCGGTGCAGCATTTACGAATTTTGGTGATGTATTCACAGTGCAGATGTTAGTGGTAATCTTAACGTTCTTATTCGTAGACTTTTTTGATACAGCTGGTACGTTAGTGGCGGTTGCAACCAAAGCTGGATTAATGAAAGATAACAAGCTTCCAAGAGCAGGAAAAGCATTGTTCGCGGATTCTGCTGCGACAGTAGTAGGTGCGACACTTGGTACATCAACGACTACATCATACGTAGAGTCTGCAACAGGTGTTGGTGCCGGTGGACGTTCTGGTTTTACTTCACTTGTAACAGCTGGACTTTTCTTGTTAGCAATCTTCTTCTCGCCGTTATTAGACGTTGTAACAAGCGCAGTAACAGCTCCGGCATTAATCGTTGTAGGGGTCATGATGGCTTCATCGTTAAAAGACATCCCTTGGGATCAATTCGAAATTGCAGTACCGGCATTTTTAACAGTAGTCATGATGCCACTTGCATACAGCATTGCAACAGGTATCGCAGTAGGCTTCATCTTCTATCCGATTACAATGGTTGCCAAAGGGCGAGCAAAAGAAGTTCATCCGATTATGTGGGGACTATTCGTTGTCTTTATTGGTTATTTAGGGTTTATCCATTAA
- a CDS encoding nucleotidyltransferase has protein sequence MTEISNIGRFCLTDTNGYIINDAELKNINYEYYKVIEEVMKVYKSHLKNDLHSIYIRGSIPRGLGIHSISDIDTIAVTTKQPSEIDVQWIDEEEQALTEKYTCISGIEFSFYWMEDVLQTNHFSIIPFMIKTHSVCVLGDDVSELLPDYKADKTLGNEHLVNLWEQIELAKEDLIGNEDKEDILDCCRWIMKIIVRSGLALVIEKEHKYTRDLFPAYKLFSDYYPEKESAMKQALKYAIEPVEDPKELVDYLNKMGPWMTKEAEKWLQVHNPKKLRNMPI, from the coding sequence TTGACTGAAATAAGCAACATTGGGCGCTTTTGTCTGACTGATACTAACGGATATATAATAAATGATGCCGAGTTAAAGAATATTAATTATGAATATTACAAGGTGATAGAAGAAGTAATGAAAGTGTATAAAAGCCATTTAAAAAACGATCTGCATAGCATATATATTCGTGGATCGATTCCTCGGGGATTAGGAATACATAGTATCTCAGACATCGACACTATAGCTGTCACAACAAAACAACCTTCTGAAATCGATGTGCAATGGATAGATGAAGAGGAACAGGCGTTAACTGAAAAATATACTTGTATAAGCGGGATTGAGTTTAGCTTTTATTGGATGGAAGATGTATTACAAACCAATCATTTTTCTATTATCCCATTCATGATTAAGACTCATAGTGTATGTGTGTTGGGAGATGACGTAAGTGAGTTGTTGCCTGATTACAAAGCGGATAAGACACTGGGGAATGAACACCTTGTTAACTTATGGGAGCAAATTGAATTAGCAAAAGAAGACCTCATAGGAAATGAAGATAAAGAAGATATATTAGATTGTTGCCGCTGGATTATGAAAATCATAGTCAGATCGGGACTTGCACTGGTCATAGAAAAAGAACATAAATATACTAGAGATCTATTCCCTGCCTATAAGCTATTTTCAGATTATTACCCAGAGAAAGAATCCGCAATGAAACAAGCGTTGAAATACGCTATTGAGCCTGTGGAAGATCCAAAAGAATTAGTAGATTACTTAAATAAAATGGGACCGTGGATGACCAAAGAAGCAGAAAAATGGTTGCAAGTACATAATCCAAAAAAGCTAAGGAATATGCCGATATAA
- a CDS encoding GNAT family N-acetyltransferase, whose product MEADKEDLEEFLDPQKRGNTTYAVLNNNELIGFLSAKQTDDLTVEIGLGLRPELTGRGYGEAFLKTSIAFLRSKLNPEKINLSVATFNQRAIKVYKKIGFKELNIFMQETNGDTYEFLKMELDC is encoded by the coding sequence ATGGAAGCTGATAAAGAGGATCTGGAAGAATTCCTGGATCCGCAAAAACGTGGTAATACTACTTATGCTGTTTTGAATAATAACGAATTGATCGGTTTTTTAAGTGCAAAACAAACGGATGATCTAACTGTAGAAATTGGACTGGGATTGAGACCTGAGTTAACGGGACGAGGATACGGGGAAGCATTCCTAAAAACAAGTATAGCGTTTCTGAGAAGTAAGTTGAATCCAGAAAAGATAAATTTATCCGTAGCGACCTTTAATCAAAGAGCAATCAAAGTATATAAAAAGATCGGATTCAAGGAATTGAATATCTTTATGCAGGAAACCAATGGTGATACCTATGAATTCTTGAAAATGGAATTGGATTGTTAA
- a CDS encoding alpha/beta hydrolase, translated as MSHIHFEFPITEKTYKVKGERKLKLYIIEPKTPKKNRAAILFFMGGTFKKNPNSPAHFQYQAKYFSSQGMVAICVDYRNGEDEGFTPVQAIVDAKSAVRWVRRHSDDLGIDPNKIVMCGSSAGGYVCVSSIMLQGLDDDEEEDNQTPNALVIFGAGMDGVDIMRRRYPQLLDRATELSPIHQIRNCLPPTLWLSGSQEEDAHRAGGLFEQNKKFIKQMITKGNEIKLVSYEGMEHGFFRYGRHNNKYFHMTNTEIKDFLESLEFI; from the coding sequence ATGAGTCATATCCATTTTGAATTTCCCATCACAGAGAAAACATATAAAGTCAAAGGCGAAAGAAAATTAAAGCTGTACATAATAGAGCCAAAGACACCAAAGAAAAATAGAGCAGCCATTCTCTTCTTTATGGGTGGAACGTTTAAAAAGAATCCTAATTCACCTGCACATTTTCAATATCAGGCAAAATACTTTTCTTCTCAAGGCATGGTAGCAATTTGTGTGGACTATCGGAATGGCGAAGATGAGGGGTTCACCCCTGTTCAAGCAATTGTCGATGCTAAGTCTGCTGTCAGATGGGTTCGAAGACATAGTGATGACTTAGGGATTGACCCGAATAAGATCGTCATGTGCGGTTCATCAGCAGGTGGTTATGTTTGTGTGTCTTCCATTATGCTCCAAGGTTTAGATGACGATGAAGAGGAGGATAACCAAACCCCCAATGCTTTAGTTATTTTTGGTGCTGGTATGGATGGAGTAGATATTATGAGAAGGCGATATCCGCAGTTACTAGACAGGGCAACTGAATTATCACCAATTCATCAAATCAGGAACTGCTTACCTCCTACTTTATGGTTGAGTGGATCGCAGGAAGAAGATGCGCATAGAGCTGGTGGTCTCTTTGAACAAAATAAAAAATTTATAAAGCAGATGATAACTAAAGGGAACGAGATTAAGTTGGTAAGCTATGAAGGTATGGAGCATGGATTTTTTCGCTATGGCAGACATAACAATAAGTATTTCCACATGACTAATACAGAAATTAAAGACTTTCTTGAATCGTTAGAGTTTATCTAA
- a CDS encoding GNAT family N-acetyltransferase — protein MKINQKTNQKDRDYIREKVIEHNMLNLPDELKTPKEEVCFVIEDEVGDVIGGVTGTMFWNHLHLDFLWVENEFRGKGYGSELLKQIEEVATENECRLIFLDTFSFQAPEFYKRNGYKIFGVIEDHPKGFNQYFLEKRLS, from the coding sequence ATGAAAATTAATCAAAAAACGAACCAAAAAGATAGAGATTATATAAGAGAAAAAGTAATTGAACATAATATGTTAAATTTGCCGGATGAATTGAAAACGCCAAAAGAGGAAGTGTGTTTTGTAATAGAAGATGAAGTGGGGGATGTTATTGGCGGAGTAACAGGGACGATGTTTTGGAATCACTTGCATTTAGATTTTTTATGGGTCGAAAATGAGTTTCGCGGTAAAGGATATGGAAGTGAGTTGTTAAAACAAATCGAAGAGGTTGCAACCGAAAATGAATGCCGGTTGATTTTTCTGGATACGTTTAGCTTTCAAGCGCCGGAATTTTATAAGAGGAATGGATATAAAATATTTGGTGTGATTGAAGACCATCCAAAAGGGTTCAATCAGTATTTCCTAGAGAAAAGACTGTCCTAG
- a CDS encoding class I SAM-dependent methyltransferase: MGINFHNQANRTSYTTRTADQSWLELLKKIVPFENVSQALDIGCGGGIYSKALSDLGATSVTALDFSEAILEGAKENCRDYHNISFAYGTAYETALESNSFDLLLQRALIHHIKDLDTCFHEAFRLIQDNGHIVVQDRTPEDCLLEGDNSHVRGYFFECFPRLIETEASRRYKSHVVMDALKEAGFKNIKVMQLWETRKVYQQKKQLLHDISERTGRSILHELDDQELQLLINHIDDSLLDSTNTPIIEKDRWTIWVAEK; encoded by the coding sequence ATGGGCATTAATTTTCACAATCAAGCAAACCGCACAAGTTATACTACTCGTACCGCTGATCAATCATGGCTGGAACTATTAAAGAAGATAGTTCCTTTTGAAAACGTATCACAAGCGTTGGATATTGGGTGTGGAGGGGGGATTTATTCCAAGGCATTATCAGATCTTGGCGCAACTTCGGTTACGGCACTTGATTTTTCTGAAGCGATTCTTGAAGGGGCAAAAGAAAATTGCCGAGATTATCATAATATTTCTTTTGCATACGGCACTGCTTATGAAACGGCTTTAGAAAGTAACAGTTTTGACTTATTACTTCAGAGAGCACTTATTCATCATATTAAAGACTTAGATACCTGTTTTCATGAAGCGTTCAGACTAATACAGGATAATGGCCATATTGTTGTGCAAGATCGAACCCCGGAAGATTGTTTGCTAGAAGGGGATAACAGTCATGTCAGGGGCTATTTCTTTGAATGTTTCCCGCGTTTAATAGAAACAGAAGCAAGCCGACGCTATAAGAGCCACGTTGTAATGGACGCGCTGAAAGAAGCAGGCTTTAAAAATATCAAGGTAATGCAGTTATGGGAAACAAGGAAAGTTTATCAACAAAAAAAGCAATTATTACATGATATTAGTGAAAGAACCGGCCGCAGCATTTTGCACGAATTAGATGACCAAGAATTGCAGTTACTCATTAATCATATCGATGATTCCTTATTGGACAGTACAAACACTCCTATCATTGAAAAAGACAGATGGACGATTTGGGTGGCTGAAAAATAA